ATAATACAAGAGTAATCCATTCAATCATGAAAACAAAAGGAGCATGTATGATGCAAACGAAGAACGTATATCTATATGTATTTGATACGATGGCAGACTGGGAGGTAGGATATCTAACTGCTGAATTGAACTCGGGAAGGTATTTCAGGAAAGAGATCCAGGCTTTACAGGTCGTAACCGTAGGCGTGGATAAACATCCGGTAACTACCATGGGCGGATTGAACATCCTTCCTCATATTTCTATTGATGAATGTACATTGAAAGGTGACGACCTCATCATTCTTCCAGGAGGAAACACCTGGATGGACACCATCCATGATCCTCTATTGAAAAAAGTTGCTGCCTCTATAGAAGAGGGTACGGTTATTGCGGCGATTTGCGGTGCTACAGTTGCACTTGCAAAAATAGGAATACTGGATTCCAGACAGCATACAAGCAATGATTTAGAATACCTGAAGATGATATGCCCAGATTATACTGGAGAAACCTATTATGTAACGGAGCCTGCAGTAACCGATGGAAATCTAGTTACTGCATCTGGAATAGCTCCGTTAGAATTTACAATACATGTGTTGAAGCTGTTGAATGTCTTTGCACCAGAAACATTACAGGCCTGGTACAATCTATATCAGACTCATGAGTCCAAATACTTCTACGAGTTAATGAATTCTATTGCACCTGAATAACCAGTTTCCCGCGGGTATGATGGGTTTCACTCTTCCCATGTGCTTCCCTTACTCCCTGTTGAGTTAGCGGGTACGTTCCATCAATAATCGATTTGAGCTTGCCTTCCGCAGCCAGTTCAGCCAGCTGATCCAGTTGATCCCCTTTGGGCTCCATCATGAAGACGTTGGCCGTTACTCCGGCTTCCTTGGCAAGCTTCTCATCCGGTTGTTCTACCAAGGATACCAGATGCCCGCCAGACTTTAACACCTTGAAGCTATCGCGTTGAATATCACCGCCCATGGTGTCCAGCACAACATCATAATCGGAGAGAATCTCCGAGAAATCTTCTTTTTTATAATTGATAAAATGATCCACACCCAACGAACGAAGCAACGCTTCGTTTGATTCACTCGCCGTGGAAGCCACTTCAGCGCCGAGGGACTTGGCGATCTGAATGGCATACGTTCCCACACCACCTGCACCCGCATGAATGAGTACCTTCTGCCCTTTGCCTAAACGTCCGTGATCCACAAGTGCCTGCCATGCCGTCATCGCAGCCAGCGGGATCGCTGCCGCTTCCTCAAAGCTCAAGTTCTCCGGTATACGGGCAATAATGTCTGCATCAACAGCAACATATTCTGCATAGGTCCCGAATTGACGCGGACGTGCAAATACCCGATCACCTTCTCTGAACCTCGTGACATTTGAACCTGCTTCAGCCACAATACCGGCAACATCGCCGCCCAGAATCAACGGAAAATTCTCCGCTGCTTCTTTCATATAACCTTGTCTGATTTTGAAGTCTACTGGATTCACCGACGTGGCATACGTTTGGATTAATACCTGATTCACTCCACATGTTGGCTTGGCTACTTCCTGTTCCTTCAATTGTTTCGCTCCACCAAATTCCTCAATCACAATTGCTCTCATTAGAGATCCCAGCCTTTCCATTGGATTATCGTTATGCTCTCTCTTCCTTCATTACCCTTTCCCAGCTGTCACTTGACCTATTCATTCCAAAAATCATAGCAATCTGGGATTCACGATCCAGTTCAACAATCGTGATATAATGTCGATTATCGATTATGTTAAATCTTAATCCAATACTGAATCCAATACTTGAACAAGCGAGGTAACGATATGGAAGTTGAAGTAAGTACATTACATGCATTTTCGGACAAGGCTCTTGGCGGTAACCCCGCAGGTGTTGTTTTACAAGCTGCGCATTTGTCTGAATCCCAGATGCAGGAGGTTGCCCGACAAGTCGGGTTTTCAGAGACTGCGTTTGTAATGCCGTCGGATCAGGCTGATTTCAAAGTGCGTTTCTTCACTCCAAGTGATGAAGTTGATCTCTGTGGGCATGCCACGATTGCTTTATTTTATCTAATGAAGACACAACATCTCGTTGATGTTGGTACATATACACTGGAGACACTGGCCGGAATTCTTAAAGTCGTTATCGCAGTCAATGGAGAAGTCTATCTGTCACAGACATTGCCGGAGTTTGGGGAGATCGTGGACCGTCAGCAGATTGCTGACTCATTACGCATTTCTATGGAGGATTTACATTCCGAACTACCTGTACAGATTGTGTCTACCGGGCTACCCGATATCCTGATAGCTGTTAGAGATGTTGATGTTCTGACCAAAATTGATCCTGACTTCCAGCGTATCACTGAAATATGCAAGGCTCATCATGCCGTAGGTTATCATGTGTTTACACTCGAATCAGATGCTGAGGACGTTCTGGCAGAATGCCGTAATTTTGCACCGCTTTATGATATACCGGAAGAGAGCGCAACGGGCACATCCAATGGTGCAATGCTCTGTTATTTATACAAGTACAACCAACTCACAGATCCTCATCATCACACGTACACGATCAGACAAGGGTATACCATGAACCGCCCCTCTGAGATCCGAGCCAGATTAACTTTGAACAGCTCTAATGAAATCACACAGATTCAGGTTGGCGGTAGCGCAGTTCATATCAAAAACATTAAAATGGGGCTGTCTCATAAGTCATAAAAATGGCTAGGGACAGACCTGTTTTCCAAATTGTAAAACAAAAAGAAGCCTTTCCTTGGTAAAATGGAAGTGTCGAGCAACCATTTCTAAGGAGGGCTTCTTTTGTACATTCAATATACCATGGATCAACTTTTCTTGCCAATGGATTTGGAGACAGATATCCCCGAAAATCACCTTGTTCGTGTTGTAAATGACGCAGTCAATCGCCTGAGCGATTCCATTTTCTACTCGGCGTATCCTGGCGGAGGCCGCCATAGCTATCATCCCAAAATGCTCACCAAAATCATCATCTACGCCTACACCCAACGCATCTATTCATCCCGGCAAATCGCCAAGACTGTTCGCGAAAATATCATGTTCATGTGGCTCGCTGGGCGGCAACAACCGGATTTTCGGACCATCAATCGCTTCCGTTCCGAGCGGATGAAAGAGGTACTGGAAACGGTGTTTACCCATGTGCTGGAACTGCTGGTTCAGGAGCAATACGTGTCCATGGATCACTACTTTCTGGACGGAACCAAGCTTGAGGCGAATGCGAATCGGTACACCTTTGTCTGGAAAAAGGCTGTCGTCAAGTACCAGGCCAAGCTGCAAGAAAAAGTACATACCCTGTTCCAAACCATCGAAGCGGCCGAAAGTGAAGAAGATGCGCTCCATGCGGGTACAGACCTCCCTGAGCTCGGGGAAGCGTCTGTACTCACGGCAGAAAAGCTAGAAAAAGCCGTTGAGCAACTGGAGGAATCTTTACAAGAAAAACCGAAAAACAAAATCGTAAAGAAAACCGTACGCCAGTTACGCAAAGACTTGCTACCGCGGCTGCAAAAGTATGAGCACCAGATCCAAACCGCAGGGGAGCGGAATAGCTATAGCAAAACCGATCCAGACGCAACGTTCATGCGAATGAAAGAAGATCATATGCGAAATGGTCAATTGAAGCCTGGGTACAATGTGCAGATTGGAACGGAAAACCAGTTTGTTTTGGGTTACACGGTGCACCAGCGACCCACAGACACGAAATGTCTGAAGCCCCATCTCGATCATTTCGAAGAAACGCTCGGCAAAAGACCGAAGGCCGTCATTGCGGATGCAGGATATGGAAGTGAAGAGAATTACAGCTATTTCGAAGAGCAAAACATCCAGGCAATCGTCAAATATGGGACGTACCACAAGGAGAAAACCAGGGCGTGGAAGCAAGCGATTGGCAAGGTGGACAACTGGAGCTATAACGAAACGGAAGATGCATGGACCTGTGCGGCTGGGAAGACGTTACATTTTCGGTATGAAAGCGAGACGGTCACGGAAAGTGGTTACACGATTCGTACCCGCCATTATCGAAGTGAAGATTGTAGTACATGTCCTCTGAAAGCAACATGCACCAAAGCCAAAGGCAATCGGGAGATCGCGATCAGTCTGACCTATATGCGGCAAAAAAACGAGATGCGGGAACGACTGCGCAGCGAGGAAGGATACACCCTTTCTGTTCAGCGCATGACGGAGCCAGAGAGTGTATTTGGACAAATCAAAAACAACCGGGGATTCCGAAGATTCCTGCTTCGCGGCTTGCAAAAAGTAAGCCTGGAGGTCGGGTGGCTTTGCCTTGCCCACAATCTGCTTAAAAAAGCCGCAATGACGGAAAAACGCAAAAAGGACAAAGCTGGATAAACCTCTGCTTTGTCCTTTTTTGAACCTATGAGTGTTATTTCTTTTTGCCGATACGCTTTTAAGGGCTTTTGAGACAGCCCCTTTACGTACTTAGGATATGTAAACTATCTTATGCGAAAACAGTGTAGTAGCCTGTGGTCATCATTGAATTTGTTGTAAAAATCGTAGTACCGCTACCTCCAACTGGTTCAGTCCTGGCTGCTCTATAGGAAAATGGCCTGCCCCTTCCAAGATCACACATTCCTTGTCCACCACCAGACGATCAAAAAAAGATTGGCTGAACCTGATTGGTGTCATGGGGTCCAGTTCAGGGTGAACCAACAGGACCGGACACTGGTTGAACTGTTCCGGGCTCACCTCCGGTTTTTTATTAAGGAATGTTCTTAATAATTCCAACGGAATACGTGTAGCTGCCGCTTGTGGATCATTCATAATAAGCCGGGTTAAGTCCTTGTTATTAGTAATCAGTTGCATTCGGGATACCTGTTTGACCGAAATACGTACATGATCCAGCAGACCAGGGAACAGATCCATCATCCGTTTTCCCGCCCGGCTCACCAGACGATTCGGCGCAAGTTGGTCACGCATTTTCGGATTACTCGTATCTACAAATGTAGTTGCGATCAAACCCTTAACACGCTTGCTGCGTGCACTGGTGTGATAGGCAAGCATACCTCCGATGCTACTTCCCAATACAACGATTGGCTTGCCATCTTTTTTGTGTTCCCGTTCAATGAGTGACACAAGCAGCTCTATCCAAAGTTCGTAGTTAATACGTGTACCAGACATTGCATAACTTAACCCATACGGCGGAAGATCTGGCGATACCACCTCGTATCCATGTCGCTGCAACATGCGGGCATACGGAGCGAGCAACCTGCCATTGCCTCCCGCACCATGAATGAACAGAATTTTGATTGAAGACTCCGGCGCAGGTAAACGATCGATATGCAGATGAACCCCATTGGACTCCCACCATTCTTCCTCAGGAGCTGTATGCTCCCCTAACCTCACTTCTTCCGGGAAAAAGGCCTGATACTGTTTCCAATAGGGATGTGTTGTCTGATATGAAGGCAAACTTTTTTTCATACGTTACATTCTCCTCTTTTCTTATACAAAAAAAGCCGTACAGTGTACGACTTTTCGTTAAGAATACGTCTATGACCATACTTCTTTTTATAACACCTTCGTATATCTGTCAATCGGGGAACTGTACATTGCCCGGTACGATATATGCACCACCCGATCCATCATTAGGCAGAGCCGGGATCGTGTCATTTAATACCTGACCGCGAATATCGGTAATACGAACGTTTAGTTTTTCTTTGCCCAGTCCAGTTCCGAGGAAATGATTATAGTCTTGCTTTTCAAGATTGAGCCACGTGCCATCCTTCTGTTTCACTTCGAACTTCAGCACCGGATATTTGTGATTACGAACCTGAATGGCTGCCCACCACTGACTGCTGCCTTCCTTGATCCGATAGGAGACGTTGCCTTGAATTGGAGCTTTGACCACTTTCCAGCTGATATCGATTTTACCTGCCTTTGGGTCACCGATCAGGTTAAAGGCATTCGGTGAGAGATCCAGTGCTCCGCTGGCGCCTTCTGGATAGAGGTCTGTTACATAGACGGTTGTTTTGCCTTTAGGACCCTGCACCTCGAGATAGGCTCCCGCTAAAGCGGCTTTGACACCGTTATAATTGAGTTGGAACGGATTAAGTGCAGTAATCTTCATGTCCGCCGGGATGGGATCAAGCAACACCGCACCTCCCGAGTAGCCTGAGCCTGTATACGTCGCGTAACCCTGATATGTATCGTTCCATGCAGCAGATGCAGGGAGAGCAAATAATACGAGACTGAGCAACATCCCTGTACCGGCCCATTTTAACCGTTGAAATCTACTTTTCTTGTTCATAAGCTATTCCTCCTCGTCCGTTCTCGTGTAAATGGTTGGTTCAACTACTAGATTTGAATATAACATTATTTTACATAATGACTTCTTATTTTCAATCCCTCTCTACCAAATCACATCTATAGTCCTGCCTCTGGACTTGAACATTCACGACCACGCACAAGATATGGATACATACCATAATTTGGTGGAATATGTATAATAACAAGGCTGTATTCGATGGGTTCCCCGTAATAAAAAAACGCCACACCCCGGAGTAATTCCTCTCTCCGAATGGTGTGGCGCCTATTAAACACTACGGTCAGAATACCCAGTCTGTCCAAGGACAGCTAGCGTTTGACTCAACCTGTTTCCCTTCGTTTCATCCGCTTCCTTAGCCGCGCATACTGAGCATAGATCCGCGGAGATTCTTTGGTCAGTATAGGCCCCAGCACAGCCAGAATTAACACATACAACACGGCAAACGATTGGATGGATGCCATCAACCCTCCGGCCTTGCCGATGTTCGCCATGATAATGGAGAATTCACCCCGCGAGACCAGGGTAAAGCCCACATTCAATGATGCTTTAGGGCTCATTCCAGCCAGTCTGCCAGCGATCATACCTGCACCATAGTTACTGGCAATCGTCAGAATAACGGCAATAATCGTCATCCCAACAGCTCCGCCAAGTGAAGCCGGCTCGATGGTCAGGCCAAAACTGAAGAAGAAAATTGCACCAAAAAAATCTTTGAAAGGCATGATCTGATGTTCAATCCGACTCACATGTCTTGATTCGCCCAACACAAGCCCCATCATCAACGCTCCAATAGCTTCCGCTACGTGCAGCGTCTCTGAGAAACCGGCTACCAGGAAGAGCAGTGTCATGACGGTAAGCAGAAACAACTCTGATGACTTGATATTCAGTGCCTTATCAATATATTTGATGCTTTTCCTGCCAATAATCAGGAACAGCACAATAAACAGCAGGGCAGACAGCGATACTAATAGAACACTTAAGAATGAAGTTGCCCCGCTGAGCACAAGCCCGGTCAGGATGGAGATATGAATCGCGATGAACAAGTCATCAAACATGATCATGCCCATAATAATCTCTGTTTCAGGGTTTGCCGTGCGTTTCAGATCAACGAGCACTTTAGCTACAATGGCTGTAGAAGAGCTGGTCATGATCCCGCAGACAACAAGTGTCTCCTGAAGGGGCAGATCCATGAACCACCCCAACAGCAATCCAGAGACAAAATTCAGACCAACATAGAACATGCCCCCGGTCAGAATGGCTTTACCAGACTTTAATAAACGGGAGACCGAGAACTCCAAACCCAGATAAAATAACAAAAACAGAATGCCAAGCCTGCCCATAAATTCAATAAAGGTCGAACTTTCGATAAAACGTAAATCCACTATGCCGATCTGTGGTGCATGTGGTCCAACAGCCATACCAATCAGGATATAGAAAGGAATGACTGAAAATCGTAATCGTGAAGATATCAGCCCAGTAAGTGTAATCAGCGCAACGGCAATTCCCACTTCGAATATGAGCATATCCATAGGCTAAGTCCGTCCATCAGTCAACAATTGTTTGAGATGTTTGATCTGATTCCGTTCACCGGCAACTACAATTGTAGCTCCAGCGGTAAAAGCATAATCCGGGCCTGGATTAAAATGCTTCTCCTTATCCTTGGTCACAACAGCGAGAATTACGGCGCCCGTAGCCTGACGGATATCCAGTTCACCAATCGTCATGCCTACGCTTGCGGCGTGAGGCTCAATTCGCAGCCATTCGATTAACAGCCCTTCAAGCATCACTTCACGCTCATCCTGAAACTTCGGTTTATAGGTCATACCACCAACAATAGCGGCTACCGCCCGGGCTTCATCATCATCCAGGGTGACAAGAGATACCATATCACCCACCTCTTCAGGTGTATCCCCTGACTCCATATGGAATAGGTCACGTCGCTCGTCGTTATGAATCACAATGACCAAATGCTCACCACTACGGGTATGCAGCCAGTATTTACGTCCAATCCCTGGTAAGTCCGTCTCTTTAAAGTGCATGATCTGCACCCCCTAGCGCCGGCTCGTTCAAGGTTTCGCTCCTCAGCTCGATTCCCGTAATGCGGATTCTCATGGAACCTGATGGTGTATGAACAGACCTAACTTCCCCTTTACTGCCAAGCAGTAATTGACTCCCAACTGGAGAGAGGAAGGAAATACGACCCTCATCAGGATTAGTATCCTCTGGCATGACAATCATGAACGAATCTGACGTATGAAAATCGAGATATTCAAAATCAATATGACTGCCGATCAATACAGCTGAGTCCAGACCTTCATCAGGACCCATG
This Paenibacillus xylanexedens DNA region includes the following protein-coding sequences:
- a CDS encoding alpha/beta hydrolase, with the translated sequence MKKSLPSYQTTHPYWKQYQAFFPEEVRLGEHTAPEEEWWESNGVHLHIDRLPAPESSIKILFIHGAGGNGRLLAPYARMLQRHGYEVVSPDLPPYGLSYAMSGTRINYELWIELLVSLIEREHKKDGKPIVVLGSSIGGMLAYHTSARSKRVKGLIATTFVDTSNPKMRDQLAPNRLVSRAGKRMMDLFPGLLDHVRISVKQVSRMQLITNNKDLTRLIMNDPQAAATRIPLELLRTFLNKKPEVSPEQFNQCPVLLVHPELDPMTPIRFSQSFFDRLVVDKECVILEGAGHFPIEQPGLNQLEVAVLRFLQQIQ
- a CDS encoding GreA/GreB family elongation factor; protein product: MNHRTSRHNCREKLVSQLFTFGEEKRTFLDAYFDARDPERIQLEKQLSAYTEYVEKLLMGPDEGLDSAVLIGSHIDFEYLDFHTSDSFMIVMPEDTNPDEGRISFLSPVGSQLLLGSKGEVRSVHTPSGSMRIRITGIELRSETLNEPALGGADHAL
- a CDS encoding NADP-dependent oxidoreductase codes for the protein MRAIVIEEFGGAKQLKEQEVAKPTCGVNQVLIQTYATSVNPVDFKIRQGYMKEAAENFPLILGGDVAGIVAEAGSNVTRFREGDRVFARPRQFGTYAEYVAVDADIIARIPENLSFEEAAAIPLAAMTAWQALVDHGRLGKGQKVLIHAGAGGVGTYAIQIAKSLGAEVASTASESNEALLRSLGVDHFINYKKEDFSEILSDYDVVLDTMGGDIQRDSFKVLKSGGHLVSLVEQPDEKLAKEAGVTANVFMMEPKGDQLDQLAELAAEGKLKSIIDGTYPLTQQGVREAHGKSETHHTRGKLVIQVQ
- a CDS encoding IS1182 family transposase, encoding MYIQYTMDQLFLPMDLETDIPENHLVRVVNDAVNRLSDSIFYSAYPGGGRHSYHPKMLTKIIIYAYTQRIYSSRQIAKTVRENIMFMWLAGRQQPDFRTINRFRSERMKEVLETVFTHVLELLVQEQYVSMDHYFLDGTKLEANANRYTFVWKKAVVKYQAKLQEKVHTLFQTIEAAESEEDALHAGTDLPELGEASVLTAEKLEKAVEQLEESLQEKPKNKIVKKTVRQLRKDLLPRLQKYEHQIQTAGERNSYSKTDPDATFMRMKEDHMRNGQLKPGYNVQIGTENQFVLGYTVHQRPTDTKCLKPHLDHFEETLGKRPKAVIADAGYGSEENYSYFEEQNIQAIVKYGTYHKEKTRAWKQAIGKVDNWSYNETEDAWTCAAGKTLHFRYESETVTESGYTIRTRHYRSEDCSTCPLKATCTKAKGNREIAISLTYMRQKNEMRERLRSEEGYTLSVQRMTEPESVFGQIKNNRGFRRFLLRGLQKVSLEVGWLCLAHNLLKKAAMTEKRKKDKAG
- a CDS encoding PhzF family phenazine biosynthesis protein; translation: MEVEVSTLHAFSDKALGGNPAGVVLQAAHLSESQMQEVARQVGFSETAFVMPSDQADFKVRFFTPSDEVDLCGHATIALFYLMKTQHLVDVGTYTLETLAGILKVVIAVNGEVYLSQTLPEFGEIVDRQQIADSLRISMEDLHSELPVQIVSTGLPDILIAVRDVDVLTKIDPDFQRITEICKAHHAVGYHVFTLESDAEDVLAECRNFAPLYDIPEESATGTSNGAMLCYLYKYNQLTDPHHHTYTIRQGYTMNRPSEIRARLTLNSSNEITQIQVGGSAVHIKNIKMGLSHKS
- a CDS encoding cation:proton antiporter — encoded protein: MDMLIFEVGIAVALITLTGLISSRLRFSVIPFYILIGMAVGPHAPQIGIVDLRFIESSTFIEFMGRLGILFLLFYLGLEFSVSRLLKSGKAILTGGMFYVGLNFVSGLLLGWFMDLPLQETLVVCGIMTSSSTAIVAKVLVDLKRTANPETEIIMGMIMFDDLFIAIHISILTGLVLSGATSFLSVLLVSLSALLFIVLFLIIGRKSIKYIDKALNIKSSELFLLTVMTLLFLVAGFSETLHVAEAIGALMMGLVLGESRHVSRIEHQIMPFKDFFGAIFFFSFGLTIEPASLGGAVGMTIIAVILTIASNYGAGMIAGRLAGMSPKASLNVGFTLVSRGEFSIIMANIGKAGGLMASIQSFAVLYVLILAVLGPILTKESPRIYAQYARLRKRMKRRETG
- a CDS encoding type 1 glutamine amidotransferase family protein — protein: MQTKNVYLYVFDTMADWEVGYLTAELNSGRYFRKEIQALQVVTVGVDKHPVTTMGGLNILPHISIDECTLKGDDLIILPGGNTWMDTIHDPLLKKVAASIEEGTVIAAICGATVALAKIGILDSRQHTSNDLEYLKMICPDYTGETYYVTEPAVTDGNLVTASGIAPLEFTIHVLKLLNVFAPETLQAWYNLYQTHESKYFYELMNSIAPE
- a CDS encoding cation:proton antiporter regulatory subunit, with amino-acid sequence MHFKETDLPGIGRKYWLHTRSGEHLVIVIHNDERRDLFHMESGDTPEEVGDMVSLVTLDDDEARAVAAIVGGMTYKPKFQDEREVMLEGLLIEWLRIEPHAASVGMTIGELDIRQATGAVILAVVTKDKEKHFNPGPDYAFTAGATIVVAGERNQIKHLKQLLTDGRT
- a CDS encoding expansin EXLX1 family cellulose-binding protein — protein: MNKKSRFQRLKWAGTGMLLSLVLFALPASAAWNDTYQGYATYTGSGYSGGAVLLDPIPADMKITALNPFQLNYNGVKAALAGAYLEVQGPKGKTTVYVTDLYPEGASGALDLSPNAFNLIGDPKAGKIDISWKVVKAPIQGNVSYRIKEGSSQWWAAIQVRNHKYPVLKFEVKQKDGTWLNLEKQDYNHFLGTGLGKEKLNVRITDIRGQVLNDTIPALPNDGSGGAYIVPGNVQFPD